AGCCACGACTCGTTTCTTCTTAAGTCCTTGTCCAATTGGGGGACAATCGAGTTTTGGACTTCTTGTGGCCCCATCGTTTGTGCAATCAGGAAAAGAGAGTCGCAGATCGCCGGGACCATGTTGGGGGACCAGATCAGCGAGCCGGAGAAGAGGGCGGAGACAATCCTGGCGGCCTCATCGGGGTCCGCCCCGGCGTCCGCGAGCTTTCCCAGGGCGACAACGGCGGCAACCCGGACATGCCCATCCTTGTCCTTCCGGTCCTCAATCAGTTTGGGCACGGCGCTTCGGGCCGGCGTCCCGATTTCACCCAGTTCCTGGATGATGACCCCACGGACTTTGGCGCTTTTCCCGAAAAAGTTTTTTTTGACCGCGTAGCTGTTGAGCCAGGCAACGCGATGCAGAAGGGCTTTAAGGCCGTCATCTCCCGCAAGCGCGTGGACAAAGTCCGGCGAAAAACCGGCGTCGTTGAGATCCGTTACTTCCTTTGCGGTGATAACTCCACCGGCGGTAGGTCCCAGGGCCTCCCGCAAGGCCCGGCATTTTTCCTTTTCAATGCCCATGCGCCGGCAGTCCTGTTCGGTAAGCCCCTCAAGATCGTTGGCGTACTGATTAATCACTCTCTGGGCCAGTTTGATGTCGTTTGTCATATTTTCCCTACTTGTCCCGATCGCGCATGCTTGCCCATCGCCCCATTTGGAAAAAGTCGACTCCAAGCATCATCGTCATCGGAACGGGCCCCAGCTTGCGGGAGTGTTCATCCATCGAGAATGCGCCTCCCTGATCCAGTTCATTAAGCCACTGGAACCACACGGCCCCTTCCAGCAGATTGAGCTGTAAACCGGTCCCACGGATGACAGACGGTTTGAAAGATCCGGGACGGCCATCCAGCGGATCGGT
This sequence is a window from Deltaproteobacteria bacterium. Protein-coding genes within it:
- a CDS encoding HEAT repeat domain-containing protein, with protein sequence MTNDIKLAQRVINQYANDLEGLTEQDCRRMGIEKEKCRALREALGPTAGGVITAKEVTDLNDAGFSPDFVHALAGDDGLKALLHRVAWLNSYAVKKNFFGKSAKVRGVIIQELGEIGTPARSAVPKLIEDRKDKDGHVRVAAVVALGKLADAGADPDEAARIVSALFSGSLIWSPNMVPAICDSLFLIAQTMGPQEVQNSIVPQLDKDLRRNESWL